The following proteins are encoded in a genomic region of bacterium:
- a CDS encoding redoxin domain-containing protein, translating to MAAVSEGARAPAFEGRTSTGGSLSLEDFQGSRHLVLFFYMKDYTPG from the coding sequence ATGGCTGCCGTGAGCGAAGGAGCGCGAGCGCCTGCGTTCGAGGGCCGCACCTCGACCGGTGGGAGCCTCTCCCTGGAGGATTTCCAGGGGAGTCGACATCTGGTGTTGTTCTTCTACATGAAAGACTACACCCCGGGTTGA
- a CDS encoding DUF4281 domain-containing protein, which produces MSPDLLFLLCNNGVLPAWLLLVFAPGWAWTTRLIHAAWIPGLLAIAYGFAISQGLAEAPEGGGFGSLAGVMALFTQPWAALGGWIHYLAFDLFVGAWEVRDARRRGIAHLWVVPCLVLTLMLGPLGLLAYLALRFGLTRELTLAE; this is translated from the coding sequence ATGTCACCCGATCTCCTCTTCCTCCTCTGCAACAACGGCGTCCTGCCCGCCTGGCTGCTTCTCGTCTTCGCCCCGGGCTGGGCCTGGACGACCCGGTTGATCCACGCCGCATGGATCCCGGGCCTGCTCGCCATCGCCTACGGCTTCGCGATCAGCCAGGGCCTGGCCGAGGCGCCGGAAGGCGGCGGATTCGGGAGCCTCGCCGGCGTGATGGCCCTCTTCACGCAGCCATGGGCCGCCCTCGGCGGCTGGATCCACTACCTGGCATTCGATCTCTTCGTGGGAGCCTGGGAGGTGCGCGACGCCCGGCGACGTGGCATCGCTCACCTGTGGGTGGTTCCCTGCCTGGTCCTCACCCTGATGCTCGGGCCCCTGGGCCTGCTCGCCTACCTCGCCCTGCGCTTCGGACTCACCCGAGAACTCACGCTGGCCGAGTAG
- a CDS encoding methyltransferase domain-containing protein, with protein MTRSPPVLQRLKSARQDRPVDFFRGFLDRPKQVGSVIPSSRFLERRVVGAAELADARVVVELGPGTGGSTRALLKALPQEATLIAIEINPDFVKVLKRHMPDPRLIVHEGSAADVRGALAKYGFEAADVVISGIPFSTMPEALGAAIVNEVHASLVPGGRFVAYQVRDKVHELGRRVFGRARVKTELRNVPPMRVYRWERTREAS; from the coding sequence ATGACCAGGAGCCCCCCCGTGCTGCAGCGATTGAAATCTGCTCGTCAGGACCGCCCTGTCGATTTCTTCCGAGGCTTCCTCGACCGCCCCAAGCAGGTGGGCTCGGTCATCCCGAGTTCGCGCTTTCTCGAGCGGCGCGTGGTCGGAGCTGCGGAGCTCGCCGACGCCCGCGTCGTCGTAGAACTCGGGCCCGGAACCGGTGGCTCCACCCGCGCGTTGCTGAAGGCGCTTCCGCAGGAAGCGACCCTGATCGCGATCGAGATCAATCCGGATTTCGTGAAGGTGCTGAAGCGCCACATGCCGGATCCGCGTTTGATCGTCCACGAAGGCAGCGCTGCGGATGTGCGCGGCGCCCTGGCCAAGTACGGCTTCGAGGCGGCAGACGTCGTCATCTCCGGCATTCCCTTCTCGACCATGCCCGAAGCCCTCGGTGCCGCGATCGTCAACGAAGTTCACGCGAGCCTGGTGCCCGGGGGCCGATTCGTGGCCTACCAGGTTCGCGACAAGGTTCACGAACTCGGGCGCCGGGTCTTTGGCCGCGCTCGCGTCAAGACCGAATTGCGCAACGTGCCCCCCATGCGGGTCTACCGCTGGGAGCGCACACGGGAGGCAAGCTAG